ACCGCCCAGTGTTAACGCGCGGTTTTCAAGCTGAATCTGCAACATGGGTCTTCGGAGCTGAGTTTGCAATGGTCCAGTGGCTAGAGGCTAACGGCTACGATGTTAGTTACTCAACAGCTCTCGATGCGGCGCGCAATGGATCTCTCATCCTGAATCACAAGGTATACATGGATTCCGGCCACGATGAATATGTATCGGGACCGGCGCGTACTAACATTCAAGCGGCCCGGGATGCCGGAGTAAACCTCGCATTCTTCAGCGGTAACGAATTTTTCTGGAAGACTCGCTGGGAAAACAGCATTGATGGAACGAACACGGCGTATCGTACTCTTGCCTGCTACAAGGAGACGCTTGCGTTTGCAAAGCTCGATCCTGAAGACCCACCAACCTGGACCGGCACCTGGCGCGATCCAACCTTCAGCCCGCCTGCGGATGGAGGCTTGCCTGAAAATGCCTTAACCGGAACACTTTTCATGGTTAACGGGCCCAATGTAGATAACTCCGGCAATCTTTCGATATTAGTTCCGCAAGCCGATGGACAGATGCGTTTCTGGCGGAACACCGCGGTTGCGAGTCTTGCTGCTGGCAAGACTTATACGCTGGTACCGGGCTCCCTGGGCTACGAATGGGATGTAGATGCAGATAACGGAGCTAGGCCGCCTGGCGCCTTCCATCTATCGACCTCTGCTTACGCGCTTACGACAGACCTGCTGCTGGACTATGGCGGAACTTACGGTGCAGGCACTGCCACGCATCACATGATGATGTATCGTGCGCCGAGCGGTGCGTTGGTTTTCGGCGCAGGCACAGTTGATTGGGCCTATGGTCTAAATAACAACCACGATAATCCGTTCGCGTCGCAAAATCCTAATCCTGATATCAACATGGAGCAGGCTACAGTAAACCTGTTTGCCGACATGGGTGTGCAACCAGCGACCATACAACCTGGTCTCTCTGCAGCCAGCCCCTCTACAGATACAACAGCGCCTCACTCCACGATAACTGGTCCGAATGCTGGAGCTACCATTGATACTGGAAGCACCGTCACTGTTACTGGAACAGCTTCTGATGTCGGAGGCGTCGTAGCAGGAGTAGAGTTTTCAGGAGATGGCGGTCAGACCTGGCATCCTGCCACCGGAAGAACCAGCTGGAGTTATGCCTGGACACCGACCGTAGCTGGCTCCAATACTCTTCTAAGTCGAGCCGTGGATGATAGCGGCAATCTGGAAACCCCGAGTCCTGGACTGGTTCTGGGTGTATCTCCACAAGTCTGCCCATGCACTATCTTCGGCTCCAATATACCCTCGAATCTTGATAGCGCTGATCCCTATGCAGTCGAAGTCGGCGTCAAGTTTCGAGCAGATGCCGATGGCTCAATTCTCGGCGTTCGCTTCTATAAAGCTACGACGAATACAGGCACACATATCGGCCACATTTGGACAGATAGTGGACAGTTGCTCGGTACCGCAACCTTCACGAATGAGACCGCTTCAGGATGGCAGCAGGTCAACTTCACCACACCGATTGCGGCAACTGCAAACACGGTTTATGTTGCGTCCTACTTCTCACCGGTTGGTCACTATTCGGCAGACTCTTTCTATTTTCAGCAATCCGGCGCAGACGATCCGCCATTGCATGGTTTGCAAAATGGTGTTGACGGCGGAAATGGAATGTACTTCTATGGCGCAACAGGTGGCTTTCCAACCGCTACCTACAATTCCACCAATTACTGGGTCGATGTAATTTTTTCGTCCTCTAACACCTACAGCATCAGTGGCAATATAGGTGGTATCGGAGGCCCAGGAGCCACCGTAGTTTTAAGTGGTCCAGAAAATCTAACGCTGTCTGCAGACTCCTCAGGAAACTATAACTTTGACGGTGTAGTAAACGGTTCGTACAGCGTATCTGTAAGTAATCCCGGAGTTTCATTCTCACCATCCAGTCAGACCGTAAATGTGAGCTTTGGAGCAGTGACGGGAGTCAACTTTGTAGCAACCGTAGCCAATCCATTAACGATCTCGGGCTCCATTAGTGGAGGTGCGGGGGCTACAGTAAATCTGGCTGGCGCAACTACCGAAACTGCCACGGCCGATGGCTCAGGCAACTACTCATTCCCGGGGCTTCTAAGCGGATCCTATACAGTGACACCCGATGAAGCGGGTTACATCTTCATGCCTAGCACGCAATCTGTGAATCTATCTGGTGGGAGTGCGGCTGGGGTAAACTTCACTGGTCAGATATGTAACTGCATCTCAATCTGGCCATCATCCGTTACTCCAGCGACGATAGACAGCGGCGATGTCTTCTCTACTGAAGTAGGTGTATTGTTCACAGCCGATAGTCCTGCCTATCTGACAGGAATCCGATTCTATAAGGCCAGCACCAATCTAGGCACGCATGTTGGACACCTCTGGTCAAACACAGGAGTGTTGCTAGGCACAGCCACATTCCCCAGCGAAACCGCGTCCGGATGGCAACAAGGCTACTTCGCCTCGCCTGTATGGGTGAACGCCAGCACCACCTATATAGCGTCGTATCTCGCGCCCAATGGACACTACTCTGCAACAAACGGTTACTTCGCATCCTCCGGTACCGACTCGCCACCGCTACATGCTCTCGCCGATGGTGTTAGTGGCCACGACGGTATCTATATCTATTCGTCGACCGCCGCTTTTCCGACGAATAGTTATCAATCTACGAATTACTGGGTTGATGTTCTCTATGCAGCCGAGACATACAGCATCAGTGGCACAATTACGGGTGCCGGCGGACCTGGAGCAACTGTAGCTCTTGGTGGAACTATTCCTGCGACTACAACGGCTGATGCCAACGGTAACTTTACTTTCAATGGAGTTTATTCGGGAACTTACTCGATCACTCCAACGAATGCAGGGGCTATCTTCTTGCCCGGCAACCAAAACGTTACGGTCGCGCAGAGCAACATTACCGGGGTTAACTTTACGGTCCCTCAAGTTTGCCCATGCAACACGATTTGGCAACCTTCGTCTAAACCGGTGGTCGCCGACTCGAGCGACCCGGAGTCAGTTGAAGTAGGGGTAAAACTTCAGTCTGACTCAGATGGATATATCCTCGGCCTGCGCTTCTACAAGGCTGCAACCAATACCGGTGTTCACATCGGAAACCTATGGTCGGGATCTGGAGCTACTTCACCCTTATCTACGGCTACTTTCGTAAATGAGAGCGCCTCTGGGTGGCAGCAAGTCATGTTTGCCAATCCAGTTCCGGTAGTAGCCAATACCCCCTATGTCGCCTCCTACTTTTCACCAGTAGGACACTACGCAGCGGACGCAGCGTACTTTGCGACTACTGGAACGAATAGCCCGCCGCTCCATGCGTTAGAGAACGGAGTAGATGGCGGAAATGGAGTGTTTACTTACTCCGCAACAAGTACACTTCCGACTGGAAGTTACAACGCAAATAACTACTGGGTCGATGTAATATACGCTGCGACTGGGACGTACACGATCGCCGGAACTATCTCTGGAACGGGAGCTGCAGGTACCACCGTGACGTTGAGCGGAGCAGCCAATGCTACTACGATCGCTGACTCCAATGGCAATTACAGCTTCACTAACATTGCCAATGGAAGCTATACCGTAACGGCCAGCCAATCAGGAATTGTTTTCAGCCCTGCAAGTCAAACGGTCACCATCAATGGTGCCCATAATCTCGCTATCACTTTCACTGCGTCTGTGCTTGGGTACGCCGTCTCGGGTACGGTCGGAGGAGCCCCTGGAATCACGGTAACATTGGCAGGTGCAACAACCCAAACAACCATTGCTGACGCCTCTGGAAATTACAGCTTCGCCACAGTGCCAAATGGTACTTATACCGTGACACCGTCCGGGCCCGCATTTAATGTAAGTCCACTTAATCAAAGTGTGACGGTTAACGGATCGGCGGTCAGTGGTGTGAACTTCACATCGGCGGCTGTTCTTTACTCGGTGAGTGGAACAATTAGCGGAGGAGCAGGTTCGACAGTTAGCCTGATTGGGACATCAACCAGCACAACCACTGCCGACTCTATGGGCAACTACAGCTTTACTGGAGTTACTGTAGGAACTTACACGATATTGCCATCGATTTCTGCCGGCGTAGTTTTTAGTCCTGGCAGCCAGACTGTGGTGCTTAACGGGGCCAATGCCGTAAACGTGAATTTCACTGTACCCCAGAACTGCCCATGTGACACCATCTGGCCATCCGCACCAACACCGGCAACGACGGACTCTAATGACAATAGTTCCGTTGAAGTTGGCGTTAAATTTACTGCAAGTGCGGACGCATATATCAGTGGTTTGCGCTTCTACAAGGCGCTTGCAAATACCGGAACGCACATAGGCCATATTTGGTCTGCATCGGGAACGTTATTGGGAAGTGCAACGTTCACGAACGAGAGCAACAGCGGATGGCAGCAGGTCTTCTTCTCAACCCCGATACCTGTTGCGGCAAACACGACCTATGTTGCTTCCTATTTTGCTCCCGCAGGTAACTATTCAGCAGACGTGGCATACTTCTCTACTTCAGGTGTAAGTACGCCGCCTCTGCAGGCATTGGCAAACGGAGTCAATGGACCTAACGGCGTATATGTTTATGCTACGACCGGTTCATTCCCTAACGTCGATTCCTTGAATAACGCTATCAACTACTGGGTGGACGTCATCTACACACCCTCATCCACCTACAGCATTACCGGAACATTGGGTGGAGCAGGCGGACCTGGAGCTTCAGTCACTCTGACGGGTACATCCACTGCAACCACAACTGCAGACGCCTCAGGCAACTTCGCATTTAGCGGACTAGCGAACGGCACCTATGCAGTCACGCCAAGTGTAAGCGGCTATAGCTTTAGCCCCGCAACTCAAAGCGCGACGATCAATAACTCGCATGTCCTCGGACTCAACTTCACCTCGAATACAGCGGCCTTCACTATTTCTGGCTCCATTAGTGGAGCAGGCGGTAATGGAGCAACAGTAAGTCTGAGCGGAGCAGCGACCGCAACCACAACTGCAAACGCATCAGGAGCCTTCTCGTTTACAGGTCTGGCAAACGGATCCTATATCGTTACGGCCAATAAGATTGGATACATAATCACGCCGAACAGCCAGTCTGTCATCGTAAACGGCACGAATGCTACCACGGCCTTCTCCTCGGTAGCGCAGACCTACAGCATTACGGGAACGATCAGTGGAGCAGGCGGCAATGGAGCAACAGTAAGTCTGAGCGGAGCAGCAACTTCGAGCACGACCGCAAACGCATCTGGGGTTTACACGTTTTCCGGGGTAACGAGCGGTTCGTATACAGTCACACCTGCTAAGACGGGCTTTGCATTCACTCCGCCGAGTCAGGCAGTTACGATCAGCACAGCAAGTGGAACTGCGAATTTCACTTCAGTGGCAACCCATAGCATCACCGGCACAATCAGCGGCGCTGGTGGCAATGGAGCGACAGTCAGCTTGAGTGGTGCCGCGACGGCATCTACGACCGCAAATGCATCCGGAGTGTACACATTTGCAGGCGTAGTTGCCGGGGCTTATACGGTAACACCAAGCAAGGCTGGCTATGTCTTTACACCAGCGAGCACGGCAGTTACTGTCAGTACTGCAAATGTAACGGCGAATTTCACCTCGGCGGTACAGACCTTCACCATCACTGGCACAATCAGCGGCACGGGTGGCAATGGCGCAACAGTAGCCCTCAGCGGTACGAAATCGGCAACGACAACAGCTAATTCCGCAGGCACTTACTCATTCACTGGATTAGCCGTTGGCTCATACACCGTAACGGTAACTAAGACGGGCTTTGCATTCACGCCACCAAACCAGGCAGTTACGATCAGCACGGCGAATGGGACTGCGAATTTCACCTCAGCGGCAACTCACACTATTACTGGAACCATCAGCGGCGCCGGCGGTAATGGAGCAACGGTAAGTCTCGGCGGTGCGGCCACGGCTTCAACCACGGCAAATATCCTTGGCAGCTATACATTCACCGGCGTGGTTGCGGGGGCCTATACGGTAACACCAAGCAAGGCTGGCTATGTCTTTACACCAGCGAGCACGGCCGTCACCGTCAGTACTGCAAATGTTACAGCTAACTTCACCTCGGCGGTACAGACCTTCACCATCACGGGAACAGTCAGCGGTACCGGCGGCAACGGCGCAACAGTAGCCCTTAGCGGTACAAAGTCGGCAACGACAACGGCTAACTCCGCAGGCACTTACTCCTTCACTGGATTAGCCGTTGGCTCATACACCGTAACGGTAACAAAGACGGGCTTTGCATTCACTCCACCAAACCAGGCAGTTACAATCAGCACGGCAAACGGAACTGCTAATTTCACCTCGGTGGCAACACACACCATCTCTGGCACGATCAGCGGTACCGGGGGCAATGGCGCAACAGTCAGCTTGAGCGGCGCAGCAACAGCATCTACGACCGCAAATACATCCGGTGTTTATACGTTCTCCGGGGTTGCGCCTGGTTCGTATACCGTGACGCCGAGCAAAACTAACTTCATCTTTACACCAACCAGCACAGCAGTTACTGTCAGCACCGCGAATGTAACTGCCAATTTCACCTCAGCGGCAACTCACAGCATCACGGGAACGATCAGCGGCGCCGGTGGCAATGGAGCAACTGTTAGCTTGAGCGGTGCAGCAACAGCATCCGTGACTGCAAATGCATCCGGTGTTTATACATTTACCGGGGTGGCTGCAGGTTCGTATACGGTGACGCCGAGCAAGGCTAGCTTCACCTTTACGCCTACTAGCACGGCAGTTACTGTCAGCACCGCGAATGTAACGGTTAATTTCAGCACAGCTGGTACCCCAATCGTGCCCTTTATCCAGGTGAACGGAGCAGCCTGGCAACAGGTCTCCAGCGTAACCGTCGCTCCTGGCTCCACTGTAAATCTTGGGCCTCAACCTTCTACCGGCGGATCGTGGAGTTGGTCAGGCCCGAATAGGTTCACTTCAACCTCTCGTGAAATTGACGGCATTCGCCTGACTACAGGTACCAACACCTATGTGGCAACATACACCAATACCAGTGGAACCAAGAGCACGCAGACATTTACGATAACCGTAACTTAGCCTGTCTCTCGAATCCTCTGTGATTGCTGCTTAAGTTAATGCATCTGCATAATGGGAGACTCCGTGAGGTTTACAACAAACCCGGCTGAGAGAGCCAATGCGAGGCCGAAGCTCGTCTTCTTTCGAAATGGTACTCATGAATCACCCGAGTTTGTTCGTCGTCATCTGGACGAACATGTGAAGTGTCTATCGCTCTCGTTTGATGTCT
This DNA window, taken from Acidicapsa ligni, encodes the following:
- a CDS encoding DUF4082 domain-containing protein; translated protein: MRIIGLIVIALIGFSAHAFSQCSNAANPIVAENCLPGNDSDEWDVSTSDAGDLTIQGFATDISVNQGGTINFKIDTPASAYTINIYRMGYYAGNGARKIATITPSVKLPQTQPACLSDATTGLTDCGNWAVSASWQVPATATSGIYFAHLIRTDTGGDSHIVFIVRNDSSKSNILYQTSDTTWQAYNYYGNGSLYGPGYNSFNLPLRTYKVSYNRPVLTRGFQAESATWVFGAEFAMVQWLEANGYDVSYSTALDAARNGSLILNHKVYMDSGHDEYVSGPARTNIQAARDAGVNLAFFSGNEFFWKTRWENSIDGTNTAYRTLACYKETLAFAKLDPEDPPTWTGTWRDPTFSPPADGGLPENALTGTLFMVNGPNVDNSGNLSILVPQADGQMRFWRNTAVASLAAGKTYTLVPGSLGYEWDVDADNGARPPGAFHLSTSAYALTTDLLLDYGGTYGAGTATHHMMMYRAPSGALVFGAGTVDWAYGLNNNHDNPFASQNPNPDINMEQATVNLFADMGVQPATIQPGLSAASPSTDTTAPHSTITGPNAGATIDTGSTVTVTGTASDVGGVVAGVEFSGDGGQTWHPATGRTSWSYAWTPTVAGSNTLLSRAVDDSGNLETPSPGLVLGVSPQVCPCTIFGSNIPSNLDSADPYAVEVGVKFRADADGSILGVRFYKATTNTGTHIGHIWTDSGQLLGTATFTNETASGWQQVNFTTPIAATANTVYVASYFSPVGHYSADSFYFQQSGADDPPLHGLQNGVDGGNGMYFYGATGGFPTATYNSTNYWVDVIFSSSNTYSISGNIGGIGGPGATVVLSGPENLTLSADSSGNYNFDGVVNGSYSVSVSNPGVSFSPSSQTVNVSFGAVTGVNFVATVANPLTISGSISGGAGATVNLAGATTETATADGSGNYSFPGLLSGSYTVTPDEAGYIFMPSTQSVNLSGGSAAGVNFTGQICNCISIWPSSVTPATIDSGDVFSTEVGVLFTADSPAYLTGIRFYKASTNLGTHVGHLWSNTGVLLGTATFPSETASGWQQGYFASPVWVNASTTYIASYLAPNGHYSATNGYFASSGTDSPPLHALADGVSGHDGIYIYSSTAAFPTNSYQSTNYWVDVLYAAETYSISGTITGAGGPGATVALGGTIPATTTADANGNFTFNGVYSGTYSITPTNAGAIFLPGNQNVTVAQSNITGVNFTVPQVCPCNTIWQPSSKPVVADSSDPESVEVGVKLQSDSDGYILGLRFYKAATNTGVHIGNLWSGSGATSPLSTATFVNESASGWQQVMFANPVPVVANTPYVASYFSPVGHYAADAAYFATTGTNSPPLHALENGVDGGNGVFTYSATSTLPTGSYNANNYWVDVIYAATGTYTIAGTISGTGAAGTTVTLSGAANATTIADSNGNYSFTNIANGSYTVTASQSGIVFSPASQTVTINGAHNLAITFTASVLGYAVSGTVGGAPGITVTLAGATTQTTIADASGNYSFATVPNGTYTVTPSGPAFNVSPLNQSVTVNGSAVSGVNFTSAAVLYSVSGTISGGAGSTVSLIGTSTSTTTADSMGNYSFTGVTVGTYTILPSISAGVVFSPGSQTVVLNGANAVNVNFTVPQNCPCDTIWPSAPTPATTDSNDNSSVEVGVKFTASADAYISGLRFYKALANTGTHIGHIWSASGTLLGSATFTNESNSGWQQVFFSTPIPVAANTTYVASYFAPAGNYSADVAYFSTSGVSTPPLQALANGVNGPNGVYVYATTGSFPNVDSLNNAINYWVDVIYTPSSTYSITGTLGGAGGPGASVTLTGTSTATTTADASGNFAFSGLANGTYAVTPSVSGYSFSPATQSATINNSHVLGLNFTSNTAAFTISGSISGAGGNGATVSLSGAATATTTANASGAFSFTGLANGSYIVTANKIGYIITPNSQSVIVNGTNATTAFSSVAQTYSITGTISGAGGNGATVSLSGAATSSTTANASGVYTFSGVTSGSYTVTPAKTGFAFTPPSQAVTISTASGTANFTSVATHSITGTISGAGGNGATVSLSGAATASTTANASGVYTFAGVVAGAYTVTPSKAGYVFTPASTAVTVSTANVTANFTSAVQTFTITGTISGTGGNGATVALSGTKSATTTANSAGTYSFTGLAVGSYTVTVTKTGFAFTPPNQAVTISTANGTANFTSAATHTITGTISGAGGNGATVSLGGAATASTTANILGSYTFTGVVAGAYTVTPSKAGYVFTPASTAVTVSTANVTANFTSAVQTFTITGTVSGTGGNGATVALSGTKSATTTANSAGTYSFTGLAVGSYTVTVTKTGFAFTPPNQAVTISTANGTANFTSVATHTISGTISGTGGNGATVSLSGAATASTTANTSGVYTFSGVAPGSYTVTPSKTNFIFTPTSTAVTVSTANVTANFTSAATHSITGTISGAGGNGATVSLSGAATASVTANASGVYTFTGVAAGSYTVTPSKASFTFTPTSTAVTVSTANVTVNFSTAGTPIVPFIQVNGAAWQQVSSVTVAPGSTVNLGPQPSTGGSWSWSGPNRFTSTSREIDGIRLTTGTNTYVATYTNTSGTKSTQTFTITVT